One genomic segment of uncultured Desulfobacter sp. includes these proteins:
- a CDS encoding ATP-binding protein, with amino-acid sequence MFRTITSKISAIVTLLILLFVVNYGLLTYFLNEQKILATQMLEMSQAERKLHLLNGKFYEIRFWEKKVLEEKNPDAIANYGSSISSIKTELRDLEDLETNKTIQSKLHSIRVGIVRHETIFNEAQQLKTTQNLHRTSLNTSYRSLISNVLNNDMRQLFKPLFNLNHFFIVYIMQQDEPVYRSLVMVVDYLYKKIEQIHSSDDRTKEYLLSFKNLLQEDFKLANLINNTEEHFELANNSLFEQFDNVFTEASALFKSKYIEAESKRKNLNNMALSLTIISVALLLFVFYLFSKTIVTPIRSLAMVMRKVKEGNFDERFFWAGNKKDELIKYGYHFNTMLDTLQENEEEKIKVSLSLEEHKKLALVGKIAGKMAHDFNNILGSIMGQSELGLFKCNEPETLKRLQVILDQSLRGRNLTKNLVAFAKDQEPKYEYFYLNEKIELVLSLLKKDLEGIEIRKEGLSENINLLADPGMVEHCLVNIFQNSIHALSKSENPFISIQLRQSNGTVFIIISDNGCGIPEAHIDKIFEPSFSLKGSRDELASYDSSIKGSGYGMANVNKYIELHNGKITVRSQLNIGTTVELSFPLIRKKLTKEEAIIIKNESCHNNKRILLVEDEIQIAEVQRFVLTNEPCNHIVDVAYTGEAALKFFDNNDYDLISLDYILPGNINGKNLYDHIRSKNKTIPILFISGNIEFLESIKDLKKGDRFVDHISKPCQNIDYLNSIKLLLDKTNS; translated from the coding sequence TTGTTCAGAACAATTACCAGCAAAATCAGCGCGATAGTAACCCTGCTTATCCTATTATTCGTGGTAAATTATGGGTTGTTAACTTATTTTCTTAATGAGCAAAAAATATTAGCAACACAGATGTTGGAGATGTCTCAGGCTGAGAGAAAATTGCATTTATTAAATGGTAAATTTTATGAAATTCGATTTTGGGAGAAAAAAGTTCTTGAAGAAAAGAATCCAGACGCTATTGCAAACTATGGGTCTTCAATTTCAAGTATTAAAACAGAGCTTAGAGATTTAGAAGATCTTGAAACCAATAAAACAATTCAATCGAAATTGCATTCTATTCGGGTTGGGATTGTTCGGCACGAAACAATTTTCAATGAAGCACAACAACTAAAAACAACCCAGAATCTTCACAGGACAAGTCTGAATACAAGTTATCGATCTTTGATTTCAAACGTTTTGAATAATGATATGAGGCAATTGTTTAAGCCTCTCTTCAATTTAAATCATTTTTTCATCGTCTACATCATGCAGCAGGATGAGCCTGTTTATCGTTCACTGGTCATGGTAGTTGATTACCTTTATAAAAAGATTGAACAAATACATTCATCAGACGACAGAACCAAGGAATATCTTTTGTCCTTCAAAAATTTATTGCAGGAGGACTTCAAACTCGCGAATCTAATTAATAATACCGAAGAACATTTTGAGTTGGCAAACAACAGTCTTTTCGAACAGTTTGATAACGTTTTTACGGAAGCTTCAGCATTATTCAAAAGTAAATATATTGAGGCCGAATCCAAAAGAAAAAATCTGAATAATATGGCGTTATCTTTAACGATTATCAGCGTAGCCTTATTGCTTTTTGTTTTTTATCTGTTTTCAAAAACGATTGTTACACCGATTCGCTCTCTTGCTATGGTGATGCGTAAGGTTAAAGAAGGAAATTTTGATGAACGATTTTTTTGGGCCGGCAATAAAAAAGATGAATTAATTAAATATGGATATCATTTCAATACAATGTTAGATACGCTTCAAGAAAACGAAGAAGAAAAAATTAAAGTATCCCTATCCCTTGAAGAACATAAAAAATTAGCTCTGGTTGGGAAAATCGCAGGAAAAATGGCTCATGATTTCAATAATATTCTTGGGAGTATAATGGGGCAATCCGAGTTAGGGTTGTTCAAGTGTAACGAACCGGAAACGTTAAAAAGACTCCAGGTTATACTCGATCAATCTTTGCGAGGAAGAAATTTAACCAAAAATTTGGTTGCGTTTGCCAAAGATCAAGAACCCAAATATGAGTATTTTTATCTTAATGAAAAAATTGAGCTGGTGCTAAGTTTATTGAAAAAGGATTTAGAAGGCATTGAAATTAGAAAAGAGGGGTTGTCTGAAAACATAAATCTTCTTGCTGACCCAGGAATGGTAGAACATTGCCTTGTAAATATTTTTCAAAATTCTATTCATGCATTGAGTAAATCTGAAAATCCGTTTATTTCTATTCAACTTCGACAATCCAATGGAACAGTGTTTATAATTATCAGTGACAATGGCTGTGGAATCCCTGAAGCGCATATTGATAAAATTTTTGAACCATCTTTTTCTCTAAAAGGCAGTCGAGATGAGTTAGCATCTTATGACAGTTCGATAAAAGGTTCTGGGTATGGAATGGCGAATGTTAATAAATATATTGAGCTTCATAACGGCAAAATTACAGTACGTTCTCAATTAAATATTGGCACGACAGTTGAATTGAGTTTTCCGTTAATTAGAAAAAAACTCACAAAAGAAGAAGCAATAATTATAAAAAATGAGAGTTGCCATAATAATAAAAGGATTCTGTTAGTTGAGGATGAAATTCAAATTGCAGAAGTTCAGCGTTTTGTTTTGACAAATGAACCATGTAATCACATCGTGGATGTAGCATATACCGGAGAAGCTGCTTTAAAATTTTTTGATAATAATGATTATGATTTGATAAGCCTTGATTATATTTTGCCTGGGAATATAAATGGTAAGAATTTATATGACCATATCAGGTCAAAAAATAAAACAATTCCCATCTTATTTATTTCCGGTAACATAGAATTTCTGGAGTCTATAAAAGATTTAAAAAAAGGCGATCGTTTTGTTGACCACATTTCCAAACCTTGTCAAAATATCGACTATTTAAACAGCATAAAATTACTGCTTGATAAAACGAATAGTTGA
- a CDS encoding 2-dehydropantoate 2-reductase: MLKSIDRIAIFGAGAMGAAYAALFTDNSDIRVCFAARGERFARLDGAAINVNGRDYKIPVVHPDRVDRPFDLVLVALKHHHLTESVLKDINSLTGPDTLILSVMNGLESEKLLGHVCGHEKIVPAIAVGIDAVHENNCFTFANPGRIIFGNDSARPNAAETDRLERIKKVLDLGGIPNEISPDILRTMWWKFMVNVGVNQASAVLGAPYGIFQNLPEARALMIALMQEVVVLARHRGINLQSSDIDQCVDMLNTLSPDGKTSMLQDMEAKRKTEVEIFAGAVEVMGKEDTIPTPVNSTFLNLIRVKEKTTTGKAESMQAVV; the protein is encoded by the coding sequence ATGTTGAAATCCATAGACAGAATCGCCATTTTCGGGGCCGGAGCCATGGGCGCAGCATATGCCGCTTTATTTACAGACAATTCAGATATCCGTGTTTGCTTTGCAGCCCGGGGAGAGCGCTTTGCCCGCCTTGATGGCGCAGCCATTAACGTTAACGGCAGGGATTACAAGATTCCAGTGGTGCATCCCGACCGGGTGGACCGTCCCTTTGATCTGGTGCTGGTCGCCCTGAAACACCACCATTTGACAGAATCGGTGCTTAAAGATATCAACTCACTGACAGGGCCGGACACTCTGATTCTTTCCGTAATGAACGGGCTTGAAAGTGAAAAATTGCTCGGTCATGTCTGCGGCCACGAAAAAATTGTTCCTGCCATTGCCGTCGGTATTGATGCGGTGCATGAAAATAACTGTTTTACTTTTGCCAATCCAGGGAGAATTATATTCGGGAATGATTCGGCACGCCCCAATGCAGCTGAAACCGATCGGCTGGAACGGATAAAAAAGGTCCTGGATCTGGGGGGCATTCCCAACGAAATTTCACCGGATATCCTTAGGACCATGTGGTGGAAATTTATGGTTAACGTTGGCGTAAACCAGGCATCTGCCGTACTTGGTGCGCCCTACGGTATTTTCCAGAACTTGCCTGAGGCACGGGCACTGATGATCGCACTGATGCAGGAGGTCGTGGTCCTGGCCCGGCACAGGGGGATCAATCTTCAGTCGTCCGATATTGATCAGTGTGTGGACATGCTCAATACCTTATCCCCGGACGGAAAAACATCCATGCTCCAGGATATGGAGGCCAAAAGAAAAACAGAAGTGGAAATTTTTGCGGGTGCTGTTGAGGTTATGGGCAAAGAGGACACAATTCCCACACCTGTGAACAGCACTTTTTTAAATTTGATCCGGGTTAAAGAAAAAACCACAACCGGCAAGGCGGAATCGATGCAGGCCGTGGTTTAA
- a CDS encoding 4'-phosphopantetheinyl transferase superfamily protein, which yields MQRMTLLFREQGIHFCLVHIPAMLKALLPQIVGPGYQTRPGCQFRPDQFALPVLSSAELNGLNQLFALKKQVERLAGRWAVKNLVMQETGLSPDTIEIHNDASGAPCLAPSFNYAISITHSGDYALAALCGNADAIGVDMEAISPVDIPALLHAGFSNKEQSAYAEADLETILKVWTIKEALLKYRRTGLKTSAKKIEWLNETLYENHAPIDDVLVKSYQRDKIIFSVVFPLIHSA from the coding sequence ATGCAACGCATGACCCTGCTGTTCCGGGAACAAGGCATTCATTTTTGCCTTGTTCACATCCCGGCAATGCTCAAGGCGTTATTACCCCAAATCGTCGGGCCTGGTTACCAGACCAGGCCCGGCTGTCAATTTCGTCCGGATCAGTTTGCACTGCCTGTGCTTTCCTCGGCTGAACTGAATGGGCTGAATCAATTGTTTGCCCTGAAAAAGCAAGTGGAACGCCTGGCCGGACGATGGGCGGTAAAAAACCTTGTCATGCAGGAGACAGGCCTGTCCCCGGATACCATTGAGATTCATAATGACGCATCCGGGGCGCCATGCCTGGCACCATCCTTTAATTATGCCATATCCATTACACATTCAGGGGATTACGCTTTGGCTGCTCTGTGCGGAAACGCCGATGCCATAGGCGTTGATATGGAGGCCATAAGCCCTGTGGATATCCCGGCCCTTTTACACGCCGGATTTTCCAATAAAGAACAAAGCGCATACGCTGAGGCAGACCTTGAAACCATCCTTAAAGTCTGGACCATCAAAGAAGCCTTGCTCAAATACCGGCGAACCGGTTTAAAAACCTCTGCAAAAAAAATCGAATGGTTGAATGAAACATTGTATGAAAATCATGCCCCCATTGATGACGTTCTCGTAAAATCATATCAGCGGGATAAAATTATTTTTTCGGTGGTCTTTCCACTTATACATAGCGCCTGA
- a CDS encoding substrate-binding domain-containing protein, producing the protein MKKLLRLVILFLIFFCAASSLIPSTVIADNDHTIALVMKALTNPFFSKMEQGAKNFAKENEIPLEVFGIINETDTDHQISIMESLISRNIRAIVLAPADSKKLVPVCKKAINKGIVVINIDNPLDSNLLSQEGLSIPFVGSDNQTGGELLGQYIKQQLKGKGRILVIEGIRGVENAELRKSGFVKAVTKNSSIEIVASEPGNWNTEEAFSVTMNLLQKHSSIDAIFCANDKMALGTLQAIDILDLNENILIAGYDNIESVRNEIRHKKIHATMEQHPELMGAYGVMLAQSKINAEPVPNKLTTPLDIITYETFGKKVAFSISDMKNPFFVSMVGGAQKAAELYSIELIIKSAENNDSKQLMDLSGFQKSNPDIIILNPTHTESVVPGIEMAVMNKIPVITVDRKSACGKILCHVASDNLEGGRIAARLVADLLKNKGSIVEIEGIPGTSASHDRGYGFNDEIKKINNIKVIAREVANFDREQAKQVMTKLLRENVYFDAVFAHNDNMILGVADALSKLELSQNKILVGFDAIREAVQAVKTKKITATIAQHPQEMGRMALKITAKYFRGEEIPSNIPVTLSLIK; encoded by the coding sequence ATGAAAAAATTACTTAGGCTGGTTATTTTATTCTTGATTTTTTTCTGCGCGGCAAGCTCGTTAATCCCTTCAACAGTGATTGCTGATAACGATCACACAATTGCTCTGGTGATGAAGGCTTTAACTAATCCCTTTTTTTCAAAAATGGAACAGGGTGCTAAAAATTTCGCAAAAGAAAATGAAATTCCATTAGAAGTTTTTGGAATTATAAATGAGACGGACACTGACCACCAAATCAGTATTATGGAAAGTCTGATTTCAAGAAACATTCGTGCAATTGTACTTGCGCCGGCGGATTCAAAAAAATTGGTGCCTGTTTGTAAAAAAGCGATTAATAAAGGCATTGTAGTTATCAATATTGATAATCCGTTAGATAGTAATTTGCTTAGTCAAGAGGGATTAAGCATACCATTTGTAGGGTCTGACAATCAAACGGGTGGTGAGCTTTTAGGGCAATATATTAAGCAGCAACTTAAAGGGAAAGGACGTATTCTTGTCATCGAAGGCATTCGGGGTGTAGAAAATGCAGAGCTTCGCAAGTCAGGTTTTGTAAAAGCCGTCACAAAAAATTCTTCAATTGAAATTGTAGCGTCAGAGCCGGGGAATTGGAATACTGAAGAAGCATTTTCTGTAACTATGAACTTATTGCAAAAACACTCTTCGATTGATGCAATTTTTTGTGCAAACGACAAGATGGCTCTTGGGACATTACAAGCGATAGACATTTTAGATTTGAATGAAAATATCCTCATTGCCGGATACGATAATATAGAATCTGTCAGAAATGAAATCAGACATAAAAAAATCCACGCAACAATGGAGCAGCATCCGGAACTTATGGGGGCATATGGTGTGATGCTCGCCCAAAGTAAAATAAACGCAGAGCCTGTTCCTAATAAACTGACTACACCTTTAGATATTATCACTTATGAAACTTTTGGTAAAAAAGTCGCGTTTTCTATTTCTGATATGAAAAATCCTTTTTTTGTATCAATGGTTGGTGGGGCTCAAAAGGCAGCCGAATTATATAGCATTGAACTTATAATCAAAAGTGCTGAGAATAACGATTCAAAACAATTGATGGACCTATCTGGCTTTCAAAAAAGTAATCCTGATATCATAATTTTAAATCCAACACATACAGAGTCTGTCGTTCCTGGTATTGAGATGGCAGTTATGAATAAGATACCGGTCATAACTGTGGATAGAAAATCAGCCTGCGGAAAAATTCTTTGTCATGTAGCCTCAGATAATCTTGAAGGTGGTAGAATCGCGGCTAGGTTAGTGGCGGATCTGTTAAAAAATAAAGGAAGCATAGTCGAAATTGAGGGCATTCCAGGAACATCGGCATCCCATGATCGTGGCTATGGATTCAATGATGAAATAAAAAAAATTAATAATATAAAAGTAATCGCCAGAGAAGTGGCAAATTTTGACCGAGAGCAAGCTAAGCAAGTTATGACTAAACTCCTGCGTGAGAATGTCTATTTCGATGCTGTTTTTGCACATAATGATAATATGATTCTTGGGGTGGCGGACGCATTATCAAAACTTGAATTATCCCAAAACAAAATTCTTGTGGGATTCGACGCAATTAGAGAAGCTGTTCAAGCTGTTAAAACAAAAAAAATAACTGCAACAATAGCGCAGCATCCCCAGGAAATGGGACGAATGGCTCTTAAAATAACGGCAAAGTATTTTCGGGGTGAAGAAATTCCATCCAATATCCCCGTAACGCTTTCTTTAATAAAATAG
- a CDS encoding Crp/Fnr family transcriptional regulator — MTVNKGELIFQEGDRGEGFYIVAAGKIKVFKMSFEGKEQILHIYGPGHIFGEVPVFQGTSFPASAMALEPSTILFLPRQAFVRQIGKSPALAMNMLADLSRRLREFTVQIENLSLKEVPARLAAYILTLVQEEAEHSQKIASPPKRLPPASVSLPVSKVQLASLIGTTPETISRVLKKMDLGGFIKTEGKKILILDQEGLEELSHTGRL; from the coding sequence TTGACCGTAAACAAAGGCGAGTTGATCTTCCAGGAAGGTGACAGGGGCGAAGGGTTTTATATTGTAGCGGCAGGCAAAATTAAAGTATTTAAAATGTCTTTTGAGGGCAAGGAGCAGATCCTGCATATATACGGCCCCGGCCATATATTCGGTGAAGTGCCGGTGTTTCAGGGAACAAGTTTTCCGGCCTCTGCCATGGCCCTGGAACCCTCAACCATTCTTTTTCTGCCCAGGCAGGCATTTGTCCGGCAGATTGGAAAGTCCCCTGCCCTTGCCATGAACATGCTTGCAGACCTGTCCAGGCGCCTAAGGGAATTTACGGTTCAGATTGAAAATTTAAGCCTGAAAGAAGTGCCTGCCAGACTGGCCGCTTACATTCTGACCCTGGTCCAAGAAGAGGCGGAGCATTCACAAAAGATCGCATCGCCCCCCAAAAGACTGCCGCCGGCCAGCGTGTCGCTGCCTGTTTCCAAGGTTCAGCTGGCAAGCCTCATCGGCACAACCCCTGAGACCATTTCCCGGGTATTAAAAAAGATGGACCTGGGTGGATTTATCAAGACGGAAGGAAAAAAAATTTTGATTTTAGATCAGGAAGGGTTAGAAGAGTTATCCCATACCGGCCGTCTTTAG
- a CDS encoding FKBP-type peptidyl-prolyl cis-trans isomerase, with product MAVVNAIEKGDKIKTVEILAIGDEAKAFRTDQAGFDAILENKKANITNRRAIDLEAFKKQMHEKYPDAVETESGLMYVPVQEGSGPAVTSGATVQVHYTGLFTNGKKFDSSRDRGKPIEFVLGKGQVVKGWDIGIEGMKKGEARQLLIPYPLAYGERGYPGAIPPKSTLIFDVELVDFQQ from the coding sequence ATGGCGGTGGTTAATGCCATTGAAAAAGGGGATAAAATTAAAACCGTTGAGATTCTGGCCATCGGCGATGAGGCAAAAGCCTTCAGAACAGACCAGGCTGGATTTGATGCCATTCTTGAAAACAAGAAAGCCAATATCACAAACAGGAGAGCCATAGATCTGGAAGCGTTTAAAAAACAGATGCATGAAAAATATCCTGATGCCGTGGAAACCGAATCCGGCTTGATGTATGTACCGGTGCAGGAAGGCTCCGGTCCTGCCGTTACCTCCGGAGCCACAGTGCAGGTGCATTATACCGGGCTGTTCACCAACGGCAAAAAGTTTGATTCCTCCAGGGACCGGGGCAAACCCATTGAATTTGTCCTTGGCAAGGGGCAGGTGGTCAAAGGCTGGGATATCGGGATTGAAGGCATGAAAAAAGGCGAGGCCCGACAACTGTTGATTCCTTATCCCCTGGCATATGGGGAGCGGGGATATCCTGGTGCGATTCCGCCTAAGTCCACCCTGATTTTTGATGTAGAACTGGTAGACTTCCAACAGTAA